DNA from Fibrobacter sp. UWP2:
ATCCAGCTTCAAGATAACCGGATAATGGTCTGACGGGAAACGCTGTTCCCCGTCTTTTTCGTACTTGTCCAACAAGATCTCGTATTCCAGGACGCGGACGGGCTTGGTCACAAAAACATGGTCCAGGCGTTCGTCAGATACATAATCCTTCTTAAACCTATTGAACGTGCCGCCCGTGGACTTTTTTTGCTCGGCCAGATGATAACCGTCCCGCACAACGTTCGATGAGTTCAGGATTTCGTATCCATCGCTTTTCTGGTTGAAGTTCATGTCACCCATCAATATGACATTCGACGATTCGCCGGCAATATCCTTTATCTTCTGGATAAGCAACTTAGAGGATTCTCGCTCCACCTCTCCGCCCGCATAGTCACCATGAGCGTTGAACACCCAGAACACAGCCTGACGGCGCCTTATTCCGAACTTCACCCAGGTACACGAACGGATGTACGCCCCGTTCCACCCTAGCACAGGCTTTGTATCGTCTTCCGCGAGATAAAACATCCCGCTGTCAAGGACTTCGAATCGGTCCTGTTTGAAAAAGATGGAATTGAACGACCCCAACCGTCCATTTTCATGGTTCGGAAAACCGACTCTTCGATATTCATCCAACCGTGAATTCAGTTCATTCAGTTCCTTCTTGTAATCTTCCTGAACCCCTAAAATGTCAATGTCATTGGATTTGATTATTTTAACCATCGCTTCACGGCGGTTGGCCCAAATATTCCCCGCAATAGAATCTTTCTTTATGTTAATACGGATATTCCAGGTTGCGACTTTAATAGGGTCGGCAAAGGACATCCCTACAAACGAGCAACAAAAGAAAAAAAAGATGAAAAGCCTTTTCATAATCTTTAAATTTAATCTTTTTCTAGCAAATAACCAAAAAGCAACAAGCAGAAAAGAACAAAAAACACACTTTCAGCCGCAAAGTGGACTAGGCCATTTAGTTTAATTCGTATAATTTCTATTCAGTCGCATACAATTCCTTTGAAAATTAAATTATCTTTAAAATATGGGCAATTCTACCGCCAAGACCTCTCCTCCGAATCAGCGATACGCCTTTGTTGACATTGCAAAGGGATTTGCAATTATCGCCGTTGTTTTATGGCACATCAATTTTGCCAACGACTTTAACGCCGCATTCCCCTTAAAAACAATTCTTGGTGGTGGTTGGCACGTACCCGCATTCTTCATTATTTCTGGATTCTTTTTAAAGGAAGACCGATTATTAGCCCCATTCCATTTTGCAAAAAGCAAGCTTAAAACGATTTATCTATGGACTATCGCGATTTACATCCCCGCCATCTTAATGCACAATTTTTTCTTTAAAATCGGGTTCTACAGCAGCGGACCAAATCTTGGGTATAGTCAAGCGCTGCAACCGTATACTTCCGTAGACTTCATCAAAAAAATCATTGAAGCGCTGCTATTTGCCGGAAGAGAGCCCATCGTTAGCCCCTTGTGGTTTGCGTATGTCTTATGCCTCGCCTTAATCGGCTATTCATTAATCACTTTTTTCTCCCAAAAAATTTGGAAAGACCAATATCCTCTAGCTCGGGCGTGCATTTGCGTATTTTTGTCCACGGCATCCAGCGTACTTTCTAATCAATTTGACTGGACCCTAAATAGATTCAGCAACACCCTCGTCGTTTTATCCCTCCTTTGTTGCGGCCAATACTTGTTCCAAGTCAAAAAAGTCAAGTTTGATTCTCTCCCCGTTTTTTTATGCGCAGCCATCGCGTCATGGCAAAACTTCTTATTCAACGGGAACATCCTTTTAAACGACAACAAATTCCACGATCTGTTCCATATCGCAATCGGATCTACCTGCGCCCTATATGCGATCTGCTTCCTGTCAAAAAAAATCGAAGGTTCTCTTTTGGGCAAAGGAATCCAGATTGTCGGAAAGAAATCCTTTTATATCATGGGATTACATCTATTGGCATTTAAAGCCGTTACATGTATACTTCACGAATCGGACGAATCCGTAAACCTCGCCCGGCTAACCCCACTTACAAACGACAACGCCTTGCTCATAGCCATTTACCTTATTGCCGGGGTCGGATTACCAGTTCTTTTCGCTTATTTATGGGAATTCTTGTATCACAAGACTACTAGCAAGATTAAAGCGAATTTCTGTAAATGAAATTCACCGTTATCCTAGTCGTTGACTTGCACCCTTTTTCCAATGGCGTAGAGACCTCTGGTTTCAAAACAATATGAGGCAAGTCAAAAACCACGCCCACATAGGCCCGTCTTTCCAAGTCCCTATATTCAGCCTGATTCTTTATTCCAAGAAAAAGGCCTACTTCATCCAAGGGGATTGCCTGCACCCAAGCATTATAGGCATTCCTGGACTTTAGATCACTATCATAAAAGGGTTGGAACGTTCCCCCAATCTGAAGAAGCCGGCCCACGATATTGTAGTTCAACGTCAACATGGCGCCAACATCATAAAAATCCCCATTGTAACGGCGACCATAATAAAGCGTATAGGCCCCTTCGAGCCCAAAGTTTAGATAAAACGTGTAAAAAGCCGCCGCCCTTGCATATTGGAGTTCGACTTCCTCAACAAAGATGGAATTTTCCAAAGCCACGCCCCAATGCCTTGTATTCTCGTATGCGGCATAAGCGTACTTCGAATTACGCATGCCTAACATATAGTAAGACGCGAAGGAGGAGGATATAAATAACAAGCTGCAAATCAGAAGAAGTCGGATTTTCATAATTTTTCTCGCACCCTCCTAGTTAAAACCTCATAGCCTTCGGGACTTGGATGTAGACCATCATACAACAGGTCTTCATCTATTTCGTACCCCTTCTCAAGGAAATAAGGGAACACATTGACAAAAGCAAATCGAAGCGACGACGATTGCAAAGAATCTTTCAAAACGGCATTCTGCAATTCAATATTCAAGTTCACGGAGGTATCTTGTTTCCCCAAATAATTCCGGGGCAAAATCGAAACGACAACCAATTTCTCGGCATATATTTTTCTAGCGCGTTCCATAAAGAGCTTTGCGAAATAGCTTCGGCTCGCTTCCGCTTTAGAATCATCTAGACGGATTGTGCCTATATCATTCGTCCCGATTAACAATACCGTTGTAAGCCCTTTGCAATCCGACACATCCCATTTGTCAATATCTTGAACTTTTGCACCAACAACAGCATGTTTTTTTATAGAATATCCTGGAAAAAAATAATTCAAGTCCCATTGGTGCGTTATAGAATCCCCAACAAAGCACAGTTCTGATTCACCTTCATTAAAGGCGCAGGCTCCCAAAAAGCACATCAAACCAATCAGGAAGATTCTCATAGGCATAAATCAGGACAATTAGTTTCGCACAGACTTCATTCGCTTTCTAGGATTTTTTCTTCAACATATCGTTTTTCAAATTTGAAAGAAATCCTCTGACAAAGCCCTTCAATCCTATAGTTTTCACGACACGAGAGCAATTGCAAATTCCCTTCCACAGGGATTTCTTTAACAACAAATAGAACCAATATTCAACATGTTTTGCCCTGTATTGAGCGCACCCGTTGTCAATCAACATGCTCTCACATTTTAACGCAACACCAAGTCGGCATCGCAAGGCTTCCACAGAAGACGCTTTAATCAAGGAGTCGTTTCTGTACGTATAATTGTATATGCGAGAATCTATATATTCAACATTTTGGGCAAGCAAAGCTATCCGTGTACTGAACCAGGCGTCATTACTCCAGCGAGTTTCATCAAACCTCACATTATTGGTTTCAACAAGCTCTCGACGAATAAACTTCGCCCATGGAGCATTTCGTCTGTATCGAATATAGCCTTGGTCGTTTTCTTTTTTCGCCAAATCAAAAACAGAATTCGCCTTATGCTCAAAATTTGCAATCACCAGGGATTCCGAATCCTTATAATTTATCTTAAAAAAAACAAGGTCACAAACATCATCCTTGAAGGCGTCCATTTGGGAATCAAGCAAATCTTTTTCAAAGAAATCATCGCAATCTGCAAATACAAGCCACTTACCCGAGGCCTTCAAAAGGCCGACGTTGCGAGCATGCCCTGCCCCCAGGCCCGTTTTGTCAAAAACGACTTGAACATTCTTTCTTTGAAGGCCTGGAAATTTTTCAAAATTGACAACAGAAGGATCGCTATTGTCATCCACGACAATCGTTTCAACATCATCCCGTTCAGGAATCGAATCAAGGCACCTCTGCAAAAGCTTCGGCAAGTTCTTGTGCGGAATAATGATGGAGTAATTATACATGGTCAAATTTCAAAGGTAGACTTATTGGGAAGCAACTTCTCAAATATTTTTATAAGCTCGTTCTTCAATTTTTCAAAATTCATCTTCGGATCAGAATCGTTCAAACAGACCATCGGCTCGCGCTGATTCAAAATGACGTCCTCAATTTCCTTCATGGATGATTCCGATATTTCCATGAACCGACCTCTGCTTTTACAAGGGACGAAGTTCCCCTTCGCATAGCGCCAGTACCTAAAGAGCCAATTGGTCACGTCGTCATTTTGCCTAAACTTATGAATCGTCGTCTTTTCAAGAGTTTCAGCTTCACTGTTCCAAACCTCTTCCATGAGAGTCTTGGTATGGGCTACCGGAAGATGGTCGTCATAAAATCCCGTAAACTGTCCCCACGGAATCAAGGCAAGATTTCTATACAGATTCAATCCGTATTTTAGCGTAAAATATTTGCAGAAGTTTCGTTTTAAACAATTTTTCTTCGAAAAGTTTTTGTTCACCAGCGCCATGTTGTTGGCCCTTAAACTGAACAAGGATTCCCCATTCGGAATAAGCGCATTAAAAACAGCCCTGTCGCAAGGGAGGCCCTTCTTGAAAAAGAATCCCGGGCGCAGACTTTTCAAAAGGAACATATCATCGTTAAAATAGACAAATTGCTCCGACAATTCCGGAATTCTATGCAAATTGAGTTCCAGAGGATTGCAATTAAACGTCGGCAAAACATCGGGCTGCAAAAAATCGGAATGTTTCACTACATGTAATTTAGGATGCTCCGTATTCAAGAATTTGGGCAAATGTCCATAGGTTACAAAATGGATTCTATTTACCCACGGAGTAAATTTTTCAACAGCCCTGAACCAATACTGTAGATTATCCCAATCACGAAAACGAATCACCGACTCGGGGGTATAATTCGGATCCCATCTGTTTTTCTCAGCGAGCCACTTCGGGTCATTCCCGTCGACCCACAAAATAACAAAATCTATTTTTTCATTCATCTTACAGCCACTGTTTCAAAATAATCGATGTATATGGGAACGTGTCGTGATAACCATTATATATAAACATATAATACCAATATGCGACATAAAAACACATTCCCAGAGTTCCCACCACCTTTTGCCAGGTCTTATTCAAATGCGCGCAAACAAATGGCAAAGCAAAAATTTGGGTTATTACGAAATAATTCATAATACGTTCGGCATCATTGCCGATAAGTTCTCTCGCTTGCGTTGCAACGACCATGACAATCAAAGAAAACGCCAAGTATATCGTTTCCTTTCTGAAAAACCTTTTCCTATAACAAAAGAAAATGATCGGCATGGGCAGTGTAATTAGGAATTTCGTAATAAAGAACCCATGCGTACTGTCTTTAAAATAATGCGCATAGTCGGCATTCAATCCCATTGTCGCCAACACCACATCCACCGATTTCTGGACCAATAAGGCCATGACAATCCCCATAATCACCATGGACCACATCATTTTATACGACTGGGTTCTTCTAAGAAAAATGAACAGGGGATAGATAGCAAAAGCCACAAATGCGGATATATGGAAGGTACAAGCAAACGCGACAACGATCAAGAAGGGCAGCAATTTACGCTTATACGCATAGGTACAGGCAAACAGGACTATTGCGCAAGCCGCACTTTGCCTCATTTGGTTCAGCGAAATATTGTAATAAGAGAAATAATAAACAAGAAGCGCCAACCATACGGGCATGCGATTTCTGAACACTAGCAAAGCCTTCATCACGAAAAACATCTGCACGGCCATCAAGACACCAAAAAAAACATTATAGCTACCCGTAAAGCGGCTTACCACATAGTTCAGAAGCAAATAACCCGGTTCCATGCGGATCATCCAAACGAGATCTATTTCTGAATACCACCTACTTTGATAAACATCTAAAAAACAATCTTTACCATAAACCAAAACGTCCGTGCCGATGCAATCATCGCGCACGCCGGCAATCAGCGCCACCGGCAAGATTGCGAGCAACACCAGAAGCCAACGCTGTTTCGTATCACTGATTCTTGACGCCTTATAAAAAAACAGCGTTGACAGGGCGAATATGATGATATAGATAAGCAAATTTACAACTCTTTCAGATAAGCGGGAATCGACCTGCTCTGATATTTTCTAAGGAACAAATTCTTGAATACACCCCTGGCGGCACAATCAAACTCCATCGAATCGATCCTCTTCGCATAATCCGAAGGCGACTCGGCAAGCAACATGAAGTCCGAGAAGTCCTGCGAGATGCCTTCAAAGGCAAATTCATTCCCGACGACAGGCGTGCCGCATGCAAGCGACTCGACAACCTTCACCTTTACGCCGGCTCCAGAAAAAATCGGGGAAATGACAGCCTTGCTGTTCGCAATGATTTCATACGGATTGTCGACAAAGCCCAAGTACTCCACGTTCGGAAGGCTTTCTACGTACTTCCTGAAATCGTCCGGCATGCCGATTCCGATAATCACATACTTTTCGGTCTTCGGCCGACTGGGATAGACATTGTCAAAGAACCATTTCAGACCGTCGAAATTGTCAGGACGCTTCCACTTGCCAAAAAAGACAAGGCGGTCCTCAACCTTCTGGGGCACGGCCTTTACAATGTTCTCGTCCAAATAGAAATTCGTATAGAGGGAAGGCAACCCATAGGCGCTCTTTACCAAATCAACATCTTTTGGGCTGAATGTAAAGATGGTCAATTTGGGCATATGCATCAAGCGGCCTTCAGAATGTCTCACGAATTTCGAAACGAGGCCGCCATTATGGCCAAAGCGCTCCGCCATGACGTCGTGCGACATCAGGACCTTCTTGGCATCCGGGAAATGTTTGCCATACAAAAGCATCTGGCTATGGTCCAGATACAGCAAGTCGTAGGAATTCTGCTTCCAGGCTTTTTTCAAGAATCGCAGCAACCTGTAACTGAATCGAATAGAGAATGTCGGGTGAAGCGTCGGGTGCCTAACGCTGTTCCAGAGTTTCACAAGCGTAGAGTTCTTGCAGACTTTCAGGACGCGGACATTCTCGTTCGGACACACGTACTCTTTATCGAAGGAATACTTGTAATAGACCAGATCCACCTGGTTTTCCTTGGACAGGTCCTCAAGCAGCAATCTGGTGAATTTTTCTCCACCCGCCCTATCACTCGGCACATACGGCGTCAGAA
Protein-coding regions in this window:
- a CDS encoding glycosyltransferase family 2 protein; translated protein: MYNYSIIIPHKNLPKLLQRCLDSIPERDDVETIVVDDNSDPSVVNFEKFPGLQRKNVQVVFDKTGLGAGHARNVGLLKASGKWLVFADCDDFFEKDLLDSQMDAFKDDVCDLVFFKINYKDSESLVIANFEHKANSVFDLAKKENDQGYIRYRRNAPWAKFIRRELVETNNVRFDETRWSNDAWFSTRIALLAQNVEYIDSRIYNYTYRNDSLIKASSVEALRCRLGVALKCESMLIDNGCAQYRAKHVEYWFYLLLKKSLWKGICNCSRVVKTIGLKGFVRGFLSNLKNDMLKKKS
- a CDS encoding endonuclease/exonuclease/phosphatase family protein produces the protein MKRLFIFFFFCCSFVGMSFADPIKVATWNIRINIKKDSIAGNIWANRREAMVKIIKSNDIDILGVQEDYKKELNELNSRLDEYRRVGFPNHENGRLGSFNSIFFKQDRFEVLDSGMFYLAEDDTKPVLGWNGAYIRSCTWVKFGIRRRQAVFWVFNAHGDYAGGEVERESSKLLIQKIKDIAGESSNVILMGDMNFNQKSDGYEILNSSNVVRDGYHLAEQKKSTGGTFNRFKKDYVSDERLDHVFVTKPVRVLEYEILLDKYEKDGEQRFPSDHYPVILKLDL
- a CDS encoding Stealth CR1 domain-containing protein, which translates into the protein MNEKIDFVILWVDGNDPKWLAEKNRWDPNYTPESVIRFRDWDNLQYWFRAVEKFTPWVNRIHFVTYGHLPKFLNTEHPKLHVVKHSDFLQPDVLPTFNCNPLELNLHRIPELSEQFVYFNDDMFLLKSLRPGFFFKKGLPCDRAVFNALIPNGESLFSLRANNMALVNKNFSKKNCLKRNFCKYFTLKYGLNLYRNLALIPWGQFTGFYDDHLPVAHTKTLMEEVWNSEAETLEKTTIHKFRQNDDVTNWLFRYWRYAKGNFVPCKSRGRFMEISESSMKEIEDVILNQREPMVCLNDSDPKMNFEKLKNELIKIFEKLLPNKSTFEI
- a CDS encoding acyltransferase, whose translation is MGNSTAKTSPPNQRYAFVDIAKGFAIIAVVLWHINFANDFNAAFPLKTILGGGWHVPAFFIISGFFLKEDRLLAPFHFAKSKLKTIYLWTIAIYIPAILMHNFFFKIGFYSSGPNLGYSQALQPYTSVDFIKKIIEALLFAGREPIVSPLWFAYVLCLALIGYSLITFFSQKIWKDQYPLARACICVFLSTASSVLSNQFDWTLNRFSNTLVVLSLLCCGQYLFQVKKVKFDSLPVFLCAAIASWQNFLFNGNILLNDNKFHDLFHIAIGSTCALYAICFLSKKIEGSLLGKGIQIVGKKSFYIMGLHLLAFKAVTCILHESDESVNLARLTPLTNDNALLIAIYLIAGVGLPVLFAYLWEFLYHKTTSKIKANFCK
- a CDS encoding EpsG family protein, with translation MLIYIIIFALSTLFFYKASRISDTKQRWLLVLLAILPVALIAGVRDDCIGTDVLVYGKDCFLDVYQSRWYSEIDLVWMIRMEPGYLLLNYVVSRFTGSYNVFFGVLMAVQMFFVMKALLVFRNRMPVWLALLVYYFSYYNISLNQMRQSAACAIVLFACTYAYKRKLLPFLIVVAFACTFHISAFVAFAIYPLFIFLRRTQSYKMMWSMVIMGIVMALLVQKSVDVVLATMGLNADYAHYFKDSTHGFFITKFLITLPMPIIFFCYRKRFFRKETIYLAFSLIVMVVATQARELIGNDAERIMNYFVITQIFALPFVCAHLNKTWQKVVGTLGMCFYVAYWYYMFIYNGYHDTFPYTSIILKQWL
- a CDS encoding SGNH/GDSL hydrolase family protein, which translates into the protein MPMRIFLIGLMCFLGACAFNEGESELCFVGDSITHQWDLNYFFPGYSIKKHAVVGAKVQDIDKWDVSDCKGLTTVLLIGTNDIGTIRLDDSKAEASRSYFAKLFMERARKIYAEKLVVVSILPRNYLGKQDTSVNLNIELQNAVLKDSLQSSSLRFAFVNVFPYFLEKGYEIDEDLLYDGLHPSPEGYEVLTRRVREKL
- a CDS encoding glycosyltransferase, with translation MRILFLTPYVPSDRAGGEKFTRLLLEDLSKENQVDLVYYKYSFDKEYVCPNENVRVLKVCKNSTLVKLWNSVRHPTLHPTFSIRFSYRLLRFLKKAWKQNSYDLLYLDHSQMLLYGKHFPDAKKVLMSHDVMAERFGHNGGLVSKFVRHSEGRLMHMPKLTIFTFSPKDVDLVKSAYGLPSLYTNFYLDENIVKAVPQKVEDRLVFFGKWKRPDNFDGLKWFFDNVYPSRPKTEKYVIIGIGMPDDFRKYVESLPNVEYLGFVDNPYEIIANSKAVISPIFSGAGVKVKVVESLACGTPVVGNEFAFEGISQDFSDFMLLAESPSDYAKRIDSMEFDCAARGVFKNLFLRKYQSRSIPAYLKEL